A part of Haloarchaeobius sp. HME9146 genomic DNA contains:
- a CDS encoding MTH865 family protein has product MDDEVERELRAQLTAALEPATYPVADPFDLVPAIPGGPQTRFEVGDERYTAMELAVRLGGYHAFPYESVDELVDDVIAAMREEGLL; this is encoded by the coding sequence ATGGACGACGAGGTCGAACGCGAGCTGCGCGCCCAGCTGACGGCCGCGCTGGAACCGGCCACGTATCCCGTCGCGGATCCCTTCGACCTCGTCCCGGCGATTCCCGGCGGCCCACAGACGCGATTCGAGGTCGGCGACGAGCGCTACACCGCGATGGAGCTCGCGGTCCGGCTCGGCGGCTACCACGCTTTTCCGTACGAGTCCGTCGACGAACTCGTCGACGACGTGATTGCAGCGATGCGAGAAGAAGGCCTGTTGTAG
- a CDS encoding plastocyanin/azurin family copper-binding protein — protein sequence MSRDTEDAPISRRQFLTGAAGAAAVAATADTASAQETKTVKVGPGGNYVYTPGTEDPLYVAAGGTVEFVWESDNHNVNPTSVPEGASWEGHKPIENTGFSFTSTFDTKGTYEYQCDPHAGLGMKGEIVVNDSGQAPSSGGGGGGPALPDSAKAIGVATLGAMLSVLSLAFVFLKYGGDYETPE from the coding sequence ATGAGCCGCGACACAGAGGACGCGCCCATCTCTCGCCGGCAGTTTCTGACGGGCGCCGCAGGGGCAGCAGCCGTCGCAGCTACGGCTGACACGGCCAGTGCACAGGAGACCAAGACGGTGAAGGTCGGTCCGGGCGGAAACTACGTCTACACCCCGGGGACCGAGGACCCACTCTACGTTGCCGCGGGTGGCACCGTCGAGTTCGTCTGGGAGTCCGACAACCACAACGTCAACCCCACCAGCGTCCCCGAGGGCGCGTCCTGGGAGGGCCACAAGCCCATCGAGAACACCGGGTTCTCGTTCACCTCGACGTTCGACACCAAGGGCACCTACGAGTACCAGTGTGACCCCCACGCTGGCCTCGGCATGAAGGGTGAGATCGTCGTGAACGACAGCGGCCAGGCACCGTCCAGCGGCGGTGGCGGCGGCGGGCCGGCGCTCCCCGACTCGGCGAAGGCCATCGGCGTGGCGACCCTCGGCGCGATGCTGTCGGTGCTCTCGCTCGCCTTCGTCTTCCTCAAGTACGGCGGCGACTACGAGACCCCCGAATAA
- a CDS encoding ATP-NAD kinase: MDSVAGDEEQSPVVGVAGESDTERVAAVEAAVADTGATVLREDPATLAEASPTFVVAVGEAAVLDLVRGGVDVPVLPIDAGAGLRSVPGKAYDEAIAAAVAGETTTESRRCFDVSVDGDSTVALFDVMLVTAEPARISEYAVRSGGHLVSKFRADGVVVATPTGSHGYAKAAGGPTLEPGTGTGVVVPISPFAIQSDHWIVDDDDLVLSVERDEGAVLLRIDDRAFCEVGPDVTVSLSAGPSLTVLCTPASAGRW; this comes from the coding sequence ATGGACAGCGTGGCGGGCGACGAGGAGCAGTCGCCGGTGGTCGGAGTCGCGGGCGAGTCGGACACAGAGCGCGTCGCCGCGGTGGAAGCGGCCGTCGCCGACACCGGCGCGACCGTCCTCCGTGAGGACCCGGCGACCCTCGCCGAAGCGTCGCCGACGTTCGTCGTCGCGGTCGGCGAGGCCGCAGTACTCGACCTCGTCCGCGGTGGCGTCGACGTTCCAGTCCTGCCAATCGATGCCGGTGCCGGCCTCAGGTCGGTCCCTGGAAAGGCGTACGACGAGGCGATAGCCGCCGCGGTCGCGGGCGAGACCACGACCGAATCGCGCCGGTGCTTCGACGTGTCGGTCGATGGCGACAGTACAGTTGCACTGTTCGACGTCATGCTCGTGACCGCCGAACCCGCCCGCATCTCCGAGTACGCCGTCCGCTCCGGGGGCCACCTCGTCTCGAAGTTCCGGGCCGACGGCGTCGTCGTCGCCACCCCGACCGGGAGCCACGGCTACGCGAAGGCCGCGGGCGGGCCCACGCTCGAGCCCGGCACGGGAACCGGTGTCGTCGTCCCGATATCGCCGTTCGCCATCCAGTCCGACCACTGGATCGTCGACGACGACGACCTCGTGCTCTCGGTCGAGCGCGACGAGGGGGCCGTGTTGCTCCGAATCGACGACCGTGCGTTCTGCGAGGTCGGCCCCGACGTGACCGTCTCGCTCTCTGCCGGCCCCAGTCTCACGGTGCTCTGCACCCCTGCGAGTGCCGGTCGGTGGTAG
- a CDS encoding PF20097 family protein, translated as MPPSQCPDCSTELVDGTVGTGTKELVVKPDTEDGGLLGLGGWQTTTAKCCPECGRVLLYADD; from the coding sequence ATGCCGCCCTCACAGTGTCCCGATTGCAGTACCGAACTCGTCGATGGCACGGTCGGAACCGGCACGAAAGAACTGGTCGTCAAACCCGATACCGAGGACGGCGGACTGCTCGGGTTGGGTGGCTGGCAGACCACGACTGCCAAGTGCTGCCCCGAGTGCGGTCGCGTCCTGCTCTACGCCGACGACTGA
- a CDS encoding M42 family metallopeptidase: MTSFDFDYELLVELMETHGAPGYEDAVRDIVRRELDPEVDAIESDGMGNLVGTIEGDSDYSVLVAAHMDEIGFMVRHVDENGFVTIDALGGWDPQILRAERVNIRTEDGDLPGVIGSVPPHTGGEDDDEERTVHDVTVDLGLPADEVDELVSVGDLVTMSQDTEVLGDCISGKSIDNRVSVFIMLELARRIEDPDVTVHFAATVQEEVGLRGAEALGVDVDPDLAIALDTTVANDITGFEKWDHITRLGDGAGIKLKDSSVITNPKVHRRLRAVAEDEDIDHQFEVLPSGGTDTGGLQYSHGALPVGAVSIPTRYLHTPTEVAHADDIAACIDLTAAFLETEDGEHDYTL; this comes from the coding sequence ATGACCTCTTTCGACTTCGATTACGAGCTCCTCGTCGAACTCATGGAGACCCACGGAGCGCCCGGGTACGAAGACGCCGTTCGCGACATCGTCCGTCGCGAGCTCGACCCGGAGGTAGACGCCATCGAGAGCGACGGGATGGGCAACCTCGTCGGCACCATCGAGGGCGACAGCGATTACAGCGTCCTCGTCGCGGCCCACATGGACGAGATCGGCTTCATGGTCAGACACGTCGACGAGAACGGCTTCGTCACCATCGACGCGCTCGGTGGCTGGGACCCCCAGATTCTCCGTGCCGAGCGGGTCAACATTCGCACCGAGGACGGCGACCTCCCGGGCGTCATCGGCTCGGTCCCGCCCCACACCGGCGGCGAGGACGACGACGAGGAGCGCACGGTCCACGACGTGACGGTCGACCTCGGGCTCCCGGCCGACGAGGTGGACGAACTGGTCTCGGTCGGTGACCTCGTGACGATGTCACAGGACACCGAAGTCCTCGGCGACTGCATCTCCGGGAAATCAATCGACAATCGCGTCTCGGTGTTCATCATGCTCGAACTCGCGCGGCGCATCGAGGACCCCGACGTGACCGTCCATTTCGCCGCGACGGTCCAGGAAGAGGTCGGCCTCCGCGGTGCGGAGGCACTCGGCGTCGACGTGGACCCGGACCTCGCCATCGCGCTCGACACCACCGTCGCCAACGACATCACCGGCTTCGAGAAGTGGGACCACATCACCCGGCTCGGCGACGGTGCTGGCATCAAGCTGAAGGACTCCTCGGTCATCACGAACCCGAAGGTCCACCGCCGGCTCCGCGCGGTCGCCGAAGACGAGGACATCGACCACCAGTTCGAGGTTCTCCCCTCGGGCGGGACCGACACTGGTGGCCTGCAGTACTCTCACGGCGCGCTCCCGGTCGGGGCCGTCTCGATTCCCACCCGGTACCTCCACACGCCGACAGAGGTCGCCCACGCCGACGACATCGCCGCGTGTATCGACCTGACCGCAGCGTTCCTCGAAACTGAAGACGGTGAACACGACTACACGCTGTGA
- the pdhA gene encoding pyruvate dehydrogenase (acetyl-transferring) E1 component subunit alpha, with product MSPGGSAVGDRQLSEQEAKSLYETMVLARTFDEKAISLHRQGRIGTYAPMRGQEAAQIGAAAALADRDYLFPTYRDHGMYVQRGIGLREVLLHLLGDGQYIDREDPEGLTTFPITIPIATQLPHAAGIGMAAQLKGDDVASLVSFGDGATSEGDFHEGLNFAGVFNAPTVFFCQNNGYAISVPRERQTASATIAQKAQAYGFEGVRVDGNDVFAVHEVVSDALEKARNGGGPTLIEAVTYRRGAHTTTDDPSKYRDEDDAADWLQEDPLDRSRTYLEEEFGWSEEDEAAVTQWAKEEVAAAVKAAEEHTGYEPEEMFEHAYAEMPDHLRRQRREMVDEPRVDH from the coding sequence ATGTCTCCGGGCGGCTCAGCCGTCGGTGACCGTCAGCTCTCGGAACAAGAGGCGAAGTCCCTCTACGAGACAATGGTACTCGCCCGGACATTCGACGAGAAAGCGATCAGCCTCCACCGGCAGGGGCGCATCGGTACCTACGCCCCCATGCGGGGCCAGGAGGCTGCCCAGATCGGTGCGGCCGCGGCCCTCGCCGACCGTGACTACCTGTTCCCCACGTATCGCGACCACGGGATGTACGTCCAGCGCGGCATCGGCCTCCGTGAGGTCCTGCTCCACCTGCTCGGCGACGGGCAGTACATCGACCGCGAGGACCCGGAGGGGCTCACCACGTTCCCCATCACTATCCCCATCGCGACCCAGTTGCCCCACGCCGCGGGCATCGGGATGGCCGCCCAGCTCAAGGGCGACGACGTCGCGTCCCTGGTCTCCTTCGGTGACGGCGCGACCTCGGAAGGCGACTTCCACGAAGGCCTGAACTTCGCCGGCGTGTTCAACGCGCCGACGGTGTTCTTCTGCCAGAACAACGGCTACGCCATCTCGGTCCCGCGCGAGCGCCAGACCGCCAGCGCGACCATCGCCCAGAAGGCACAGGCGTACGGCTTCGAGGGCGTCCGCGTCGACGGGAACGACGTGTTCGCCGTCCACGAGGTCGTCTCCGATGCGCTGGAGAAGGCCAGAAACGGCGGCGGTCCGACGCTCATCGAGGCGGTCACCTACCGCCGCGGTGCCCACACCACGACCGACGACCCCTCGAAGTACCGCGACGAGGACGACGCCGCGGACTGGCTGCAGGAGGACCCCCTCGACCGCTCGCGGACCTACCTCGAAGAGGAGTTCGGCTGGTCCGAGGAGGACGAGGCGGCCGTCACCCAGTGGGCCAAGGAGGAGGTCGCCGCCGCCGTGAAGGCCGCCGAGGAACACACGGGCTACGAGCCCGAGGAGATGTTCGAGCACGCGTACGCGGAGATGCCCGACCACCTTCGCCGCCAGCGCCGGGAGATGGTCGACGAACCGCGCGTCGACCACTGA
- a CDS encoding TrkA family potassium uptake protein, giving the protein MYIIIVGAGNIGTPLIEIATRDENEVVVIEQDESKADAAARQFDCLVINADATVAETLEEAGIERADAIISTTDQDATNIMVSLLAKEREVPAVVSVVHNPEHMNLFERVGVTTMENPQRLISEYLYRAVKRPSIKDYMKVGDTAEVFEITVDEQAPIAGYTLEEANREGVLDHGILIVAIERNGNGDPLTPRGDTVVQPGDLLTVYAQHGATPDVTDIFGHYEDHDLE; this is encoded by the coding sequence ATGTATATCATCATCGTCGGTGCGGGCAACATCGGGACGCCCCTCATCGAGATCGCGACCCGTGACGAGAACGAGGTCGTGGTCATCGAGCAAGACGAGTCGAAGGCGGATGCCGCCGCGCGGCAGTTCGACTGTCTGGTCATCAACGCGGACGCGACGGTGGCGGAGACGCTCGAGGAAGCCGGCATCGAGCGCGCCGACGCCATCATCTCGACGACCGACCAGGACGCGACGAACATCATGGTCTCGCTGCTCGCCAAGGAGCGCGAGGTGCCGGCGGTCGTCAGCGTGGTCCACAACCCCGAACACATGAACCTCTTCGAGCGCGTCGGCGTCACGACGATGGAGAACCCCCAGCGTCTCATCTCCGAATACCTCTACCGGGCGGTCAAGCGCCCCTCTATCAAGGACTACATGAAGGTCGGCGACACCGCAGAGGTGTTCGAGATAACCGTCGACGAGCAGGCACCCATCGCCGGTTACACGCTCGAGGAGGCGAACCGGGAGGGCGTGCTGGACCACGGCATCCTCATCGTCGCCATCGAGCGGAACGGCAACGGCGACCCCCTCACCCCGCGGGGCGACACCGTCGTGCAGCCCGGAGACCTCCTCACGGTGTACGCCCAGCACGGCGCGACCCCGGACGTGACCGACATCTTCGGGCACTACGAGGACCACGACCTCGAATAG
- a CDS encoding Lrp/AsnC family transcriptional regulator yields MDERDVRLLKAIAELGTGSPERLHEETGIPVSTIHYRLNNLKEAGVVENELYDIDKEAFGLSVTIIIEVLADYSGPHEVVSDQLREIEGVTQVFSTMGETDFIAIARLRDSDMVGRIIRDFEEVPEVQRTNSTYVIDTLWEDSRGLQSYSLETLLEEFTED; encoded by the coding sequence ATGGACGAACGCGACGTGCGCTTGCTCAAAGCGATCGCCGAACTGGGGACGGGGAGTCCCGAGCGACTTCACGAGGAGACGGGCATCCCGGTGTCGACCATCCACTACCGGCTGAACAACCTCAAGGAGGCCGGCGTGGTCGAGAACGAACTCTACGACATCGACAAGGAGGCGTTCGGCCTGAGTGTCACCATCATCATCGAGGTGCTGGCCGACTACAGCGGCCCCCACGAGGTGGTGTCGGACCAGCTGCGCGAGATAGAGGGCGTCACACAGGTGTTCTCGACGATGGGGGAGACCGACTTCATCGCCATCGCACGCTTGCGCGACAGCGACATGGTCGGCCGCATCATCCGCGACTTCGAGGAGGTGCCCGAGGTCCAGCGGACGAACTCGACCTACGTCATCGACACGCTGTGGGAGGACTCGCGCGGGCTGCAGAGCTACAGTCTCGAGACCCTGCTCGAGGAGTTCACCGAGGACTGA
- a CDS encoding DMT family transporter gives MFLILATLWGTSFVAIEVGLHHFPPILFAALRYDVAGLIVLGYALYSTDRWRPRERDEWLQTAVTAVFVFAAYHALLYIGEQHISGAVAAVVISLSPILTAGFGSVLKVDDPLQPLGAIGFLCGIAGVVVVVQPEPGTALSTSLIGVLLVFIAGTSFALGTVLTRPLDSGLPVQTMEGWSMLLGAGLLHVVSFGRGESFAAIEWTGPAVVSLTYLTLVSGVVAFLLYFELLDRLGPTEINLVGYLEPVVATVATWLLFGDLVDSTTLFGFTIIFAGFALIKRHALSGYLRRRLSTDRLP, from the coding sequence ATGTTCCTCATTCTGGCAACGCTCTGGGGCACCTCCTTCGTCGCCATCGAGGTCGGTCTCCATCACTTCCCACCCATCCTCTTCGCCGCATTGCGGTACGACGTGGCCGGACTCATCGTCCTCGGCTACGCCCTCTACTCGACCGACCGCTGGCGGCCCCGCGAGCGTGACGAGTGGCTCCAGACCGCGGTGACCGCGGTCTTCGTCTTCGCCGCCTACCACGCACTCCTCTACATCGGAGAACAGCACATCTCGGGCGCGGTCGCCGCGGTCGTCATCAGCCTCTCGCCCATCCTGACCGCGGGCTTCGGCAGCGTCCTCAAGGTCGACGACCCGCTCCAGCCCCTCGGGGCCATCGGGTTCCTCTGTGGCATCGCCGGCGTCGTGGTCGTCGTCCAGCCCGAGCCGGGAACCGCACTGTCGACCAGCCTCATCGGCGTGCTCCTCGTGTTCATCGCGGGGACGAGCTTCGCCCTCGGGACGGTCCTGACGCGTCCGCTGGACTCCGGGCTCCCCGTCCAGACCATGGAGGGCTGGTCGATGCTGCTCGGTGCGGGGCTACTCCACGTCGTGAGCTTCGGGCGGGGCGAGTCCTTCGCGGCCATCGAATGGACCGGCCCCGCCGTGGTGTCGCTCACCTACCTCACGCTGGTCTCGGGTGTCGTCGCGTTCCTGCTCTACTTCGAACTGCTCGACCGCCTCGGGCCGACCGAGATCAACCTCGTCGGCTACCTCGAACCCGTCGTCGCGACCGTCGCGACCTGGCTCCTCTTCGGCGACCTCGTCGACAGCACGACCCTGTTCGGGTTCACCATCATCTTCGCCGGCTTCGCGCTCATCAAGCGCCACGCGCTCTCCGGGTACCTCCGGCGGCGGCTGTCGACGGACCGGCTGCCCTGA
- a CDS encoding M28 family peptidase: MSTWIGRTFISDTGWDHLEALVDIGDRMAGSTGERAAAEVTRDALAEAGARDARLDEFDIQGWERGSSAIEADTETFSLQHECIALPRSPSETATGDLLDLGYGLPGDFEAADCEGKVVMVRSDIPDHYDRYLHRREKYYHAVEAGAAAFVYRNHVEGCLPPTGSVGTQADPIGEVPAVGVSAETGAQLARKYDGEEVSVSVEATIEDATSQNVHAKLGPDTDEEVLVTSHVDAHDISTGAMDNGAGTAMVVELARLLADREDELDTRVRFVCFGAEEVGLVGSEYEADRADFADIKAILNNDGVVQARDLGFYTHGFPELEEALDTVGDRLDHPLKAVPKQGPHSDHWPFTQWGVPGYHAYGETSGTGRGWGHTHADTLDKLEKRDLREQAILLGDLAVHLASDEFEVAHRDPEDIAADLEAEDLAEGMRITGDWPYDEQE; encoded by the coding sequence ATGTCTACCTGGATTGGTCGTACGTTCATCAGTGACACGGGATGGGACCACCTCGAAGCCCTCGTCGACATCGGGGACCGAATGGCAGGCTCTACAGGGGAGCGAGCCGCCGCCGAGGTAACGCGTGACGCACTCGCGGAGGCTGGCGCGCGCGACGCGCGCCTCGACGAGTTCGACATCCAGGGGTGGGAACGTGGCAGCAGTGCTATCGAAGCCGACACCGAGACGTTCTCGCTCCAGCACGAGTGCATCGCCCTCCCCCGCAGTCCCTCCGAGACGGCGACCGGTGACCTCCTCGACCTCGGCTACGGCCTGCCGGGCGACTTCGAGGCCGCCGACTGCGAGGGGAAGGTCGTGATGGTCCGCTCCGACATCCCCGACCACTACGACCGGTACCTCCACCGCCGCGAAAAGTACTATCACGCGGTCGAGGCGGGGGCGGCCGCGTTCGTCTACCGCAACCACGTCGAGGGCTGCCTACCGCCGACCGGCTCGGTCGGGACCCAGGCCGACCCCATCGGTGAGGTCCCAGCAGTGGGCGTCTCCGCGGAGACCGGCGCGCAGCTCGCCCGGAAGTACGACGGCGAGGAGGTGTCCGTCTCGGTCGAGGCGACCATCGAGGACGCGACCAGCCAGAACGTCCACGCCAAACTCGGCCCGGACACTGACGAGGAAGTCCTCGTCACGAGTCACGTCGACGCCCACGACATCTCCACGGGTGCGATGGACAACGGAGCGGGAACCGCCATGGTCGTCGAACTCGCGCGACTGCTCGCCGACCGCGAGGACGAACTCGACACCCGCGTGCGATTCGTCTGTTTCGGCGCGGAAGAGGTCGGCCTCGTCGGGTCCGAGTACGAAGCCGACCGCGCCGACTTCGCGGACATCAAAGCCATCCTCAACAACGACGGCGTCGTCCAGGCGCGCGACCTCGGGTTCTACACCCACGGGTTCCCGGAACTCGAGGAGGCGCTCGACACGGTCGGCGACCGACTCGACCACCCCCTCAAGGCGGTCCCGAAGCAGGGCCCACACAGCGACCACTGGCCGTTCACGCAGTGGGGGGTTCCGGGGTACCACGCCTACGGCGAGACCAGCGGCACGGGCCGCGGCTGGGGGCACACGCACGCGGACACGCTCGATAAACTGGAGAAGCGCGACCTGCGCGAACAGGCAATCCTGCTCGGCGACCTCGCGGTCCACCTCGCCAGCGACGAGTTCGAGGTCGCCCACCGCGACCCCGAGGACATCGCGGCCGACCTCGAAGCCGAAGACCTCGCCGAAGGGATGCGCATCACCGGTGACTGGCCCTACGACGAGCAGGAGTAG
- a CDS encoding TrkH family potassium uptake protein, which translates to MARTRTVAGVPADLAIILRDVGTLLLMQAGLMGFTVLVALVFGELYPALGFLTAAGVTALLGGLSRRVFTDAPDPMMKHGMVIAAGGWFATAVFGALAFFLVAWVTPETVMNGYVPAATDTSDWSVVTAGGLATKSSLGYFRNPLHAMFESMSGWTGSGLTMAIHEPSLPHSVQWWRSLIQYVGGVGVIVLTVSILSRPGSGSYALYRSEAREEKIHPSVVSTVRTVWKIFVGYTLLSILALFLVIWLAEGYPVGEAFWHALNHAMTALSTGGFSVTDNSMETYNSPLIESVLLPVMTLGAIAFPIHYAILSDGRWRELVEDLQTRWLFLLLGGGIVVLAAQNLFVGLASAGYGATVPSPLPTLSTAQFDAIRDATFQWVSALSCTGFQSSPIGRWSDGGKLLISGAMTMGGAAGSTVGGIKIIRGYTVSKGIQWQFSRVFLPANAVVNVDIGDRTLGREEMDREFSEAAIVSMLWLILLLATSLVLVNVAGPGFSYADALFEVASAQGNVGLSTGITGPDMPVVAETMFLLNMWVGRLEIIPVLVFFRSALKGLNP; encoded by the coding sequence ATGGCTCGCACTCGCACCGTCGCCGGCGTCCCGGCTGACCTCGCGATCATCCTCCGGGACGTGGGCACGCTCCTCCTCATGCAGGCCGGGCTGATGGGATTCACCGTCCTCGTCGCCCTGGTCTTCGGTGAGCTCTACCCGGCGCTCGGCTTCCTGACCGCCGCGGGCGTCACCGCCCTCCTCGGGGGCCTGAGCCGTCGCGTCTTCACGGACGCCCCCGATCCGATGATGAAACACGGGATGGTCATCGCCGCGGGCGGCTGGTTCGCGACGGCCGTCTTCGGCGCGCTCGCGTTCTTCCTCGTCGCCTGGGTCACTCCCGAGACCGTCATGAACGGCTACGTCCCGGCCGCGACCGACACGAGCGACTGGTCGGTGGTCACGGCGGGCGGGCTCGCGACGAAGTCCAGTCTCGGCTACTTCCGGAACCCGCTGCACGCCATGTTCGAGTCGATGAGCGGCTGGACGGGGAGCGGGCTGACGATGGCCATCCACGAGCCGTCGCTGCCGCACTCGGTCCAGTGGTGGCGCTCGCTCATCCAGTACGTCGGTGGGGTCGGCGTCATCGTCCTCACCGTCTCCATCCTCTCGCGCCCCGGGAGCGGGAGCTACGCGCTGTACCGCTCCGAGGCGCGCGAGGAGAAAATCCATCCGAGTGTCGTCTCCACGGTCAGGACCGTCTGGAAGATATTCGTCGGCTACACGCTGCTCTCCATCCTCGCGCTGTTCCTCGTCATCTGGCTGGCCGAGGGCTACCCAGTGGGCGAGGCGTTCTGGCACGCACTCAACCACGCGATGACGGCGCTCTCGACCGGGGGTTTCTCCGTGACGGACAACTCGATGGAGACGTACAACTCACCGCTCATCGAGTCCGTCCTCCTGCCGGTGATGACACTCGGTGCTATCGCGTTCCCCATCCACTACGCCATCCTCTCGGACGGCAGATGGCGCGAGCTGGTCGAGGACCTCCAGACGCGCTGGCTGTTCCTGCTGCTCGGCGGGGGAATCGTCGTGCTCGCCGCACAGAACCTGTTCGTGGGCCTCGCGTCGGCGGGGTACGGGGCGACCGTCCCGTCACCGCTACCCACCCTCTCGACCGCCCAGTTCGACGCTATCAGGGACGCGACGTTCCAGTGGGTCAGCGCGCTCTCGTGCACCGGCTTCCAGTCCTCGCCCATCGGCAGGTGGTCCGACGGCGGGAAACTGCTCATCTCGGGCGCGATGACGATGGGTGGCGCGGCCGGGTCGACCGTCGGCGGCATCAAGATAATCCGCGGCTACACCGTCTCGAAGGGCATCCAGTGGCAGTTCTCCCGGGTGTTCCTGCCGGCGAATGCCGTGGTCAACGTCGACATCGGCGACCGAACACTCGGGCGCGAGGAGATGGACCGCGAGTTCTCCGAGGCGGCCATCGTCAGCATGCTCTGGCTCATCCTGCTGCTCGCGACGAGCCTGGTGCTGGTCAACGTTGCCGGGCCGGGTTTCAGCTACGCTGACGCGCTGTTCGAGGTGGCGAGCGCCCAGGGCAACGTCGGCCTCTCGACGGGCATCACCGGTCCCGACATGCCGGTCGTCGCCGAGACGATGTTCCTCCTGAACATGTGGGTCGGTCGGCTGGAGATCATCCCCGTGCTGGTGTTCTTCCGGTCGGCGCTCAAGGGGCTGAACCCGTAG